The Anaerolineae bacterium genome includes a window with the following:
- a CDS encoding biotin--[acetyl-CoA-carboxylase] ligase yields MVVGSDEVEDELLSPAALLAGMPTRRLGRPIVYHRVIDSTNEEARRLAAAGSPEGTLVIAEHQTAGRGRRGRQWVAPAGRCLLFSLLLRPALPPKRLFTLTMAAGLAVRGAIMDQLGLAPALKWPNDVYIAGRKAAGILVESAFAGQELEFAVVGIGINVNVRPAELAGAVLGSAADPTLGQLPGTATSLMVEAGRPVSRSALLWDILRHFERWYERILAGESPLEEWRGALLEWGQEVEIEAGGERVLGRVVDAAADGALGLALPDGQLRYFYAGEASLRPRPAGAEDNLPESA; encoded by the coding sequence ATGGTCGTGGGGTCGGATGAGGTGGAGGACGAGCTGTTATCGCCGGCGGCGCTCCTGGCCGGCATGCCGACGCGCCGGCTGGGCCGTCCCATCGTCTATCATCGGGTGATTGACTCCACCAACGAGGAAGCGCGCCGCCTGGCCGCGGCCGGCAGTCCGGAAGGGACGCTGGTCATCGCCGAACACCAGACCGCCGGCCGGGGGCGGCGCGGCCGGCAGTGGGTGGCGCCCGCCGGCCGCTGTCTGCTGTTCTCCCTCCTGCTCCGCCCGGCCCTGCCGCCGAAGCGCCTATTTACCCTGACCATGGCCGCCGGCCTGGCGGTGCGAGGGGCCATCATGGATCAGCTCGGGCTTGCGCCGGCGCTCAAATGGCCCAACGACGTGTACATCGCTGGTCGCAAAGCCGCCGGCATCCTGGTGGAAAGCGCCTTCGCCGGCCAGGAACTGGAATTCGCGGTGGTCGGCATCGGCATCAACGTCAATGTGCGGCCGGCGGAACTGGCGGGAGCTGTGTTGGGGAGCGCGGCAGACCCCACGCTGGGGCAGTTGCCCGGCACCGCTACCAGCCTGATGGTGGAAGCCGGCCGGCCGGTGAGCCGCTCGGCACTGCTGTGGGACATCCTGCGCCATTTTGAGCGCTGGTACGAGCGCATCCTGGCCGGCGAGTCGCCCCTGGAGGAATGGAGGGGCGCTCTGCTGGAATGGGGCCAGGAGGTGGAGATCGAGGCCGGCGGCGAGCGCGTCCTCGGCCGGGTCGTGGACGCCGCGGCGGACGGCGCGTTGGGGCTGGCACTGCCCGACGGCCAACTGCGCTACTTTTATGCCGGCGAGGCCAGCCTGCGCCC
- the larA gene encoding nickel-dependent lactate racemase, which produces MCAERIPIDIPLGTARQRVEIPAGQLAGVCWPAPIPTVPNPEEHLRRVIQEGLERTGVTRKAKPGARVCLVVTDRTRSTPNQQIVPILIEELEKSGVRDEDITIMVGVGMHAADSPEAIEANLGPAVARRFPVLNNEPDNQPAMVHLGTTSLGTPVEVHRRFAEADIRIGTGLVNPCMLAGWSAGGKIVLPGVASRRCIYENHKRFTGILAELHCSSLLGVMPPANIVRSDLEEAADIAGIDMVVDVLLDAGRNLVAAFADAHLPAHRAAVEFMRPYVEVALPEKVDIMIAGVGDIGYEVSLFQGGSRVCGGVDRYLKPGGTLILVNQCREGIYEGFEHEEFRQWMREMPTPAELRRLTEALEIGGEKSCVLYTFSWLLHEMKCRIVVVAEGMGPAELREVHLEYAAHVQPALDAALAEYGPGASVGVMPYGALVLPVLRD; this is translated from the coding sequence ATGTGCGCGGAACGCATACCCATTGATATCCCCCTTGGCACTGCTCGACAGCGGGTGGAAATCCCTGCCGGCCAGCTCGCCGGCGTCTGCTGGCCGGCGCCTATCCCCACCGTCCCCAACCCCGAAGAGCACCTTCGCCGGGTCATCCAAGAGGGGCTGGAGCGCACCGGCGTCACGCGCAAAGCCAAGCCCGGCGCCCGGGTCTGCCTGGTGGTCACTGACCGCACGCGCTCCACGCCCAACCAGCAGATTGTCCCCATCCTCATTGAGGAGCTGGAGAAGTCCGGCGTTCGGGATGAAGACATCACCATCATGGTGGGGGTCGGCATGCACGCCGCCGACAGCCCGGAGGCCATCGAGGCCAATCTGGGGCCGGCGGTCGCCCGGCGCTTCCCGGTGCTCAACAACGAGCCGGACAATCAGCCGGCCATGGTGCACCTGGGCACCACCTCCCTGGGCACGCCGGTGGAGGTGCACCGCCGCTTCGCTGAGGCGGATATCCGCATTGGCACCGGGCTGGTCAACCCGTGTATGCTGGCCGGCTGGTCGGCCGGCGGCAAAATCGTCCTGCCGGGCGTTGCCAGCCGGCGCTGTATCTACGAGAATCACAAGCGCTTCACGGGCATCCTGGCGGAACTGCACTGCAGTTCCCTGCTGGGGGTCATGCCGCCGGCCAACATCGTGCGCTCGGACCTGGAAGAGGCGGCCGATATCGCCGGCATTGACATGGTGGTGGATGTCCTATTGGATGCCGGCCGCAACCTGGTGGCCGCTTTTGCCGATGCGCACCTGCCGGCACACCGCGCCGCGGTGGAGTTCATGCGGCCCTATGTCGAGGTCGCCCTGCCCGAAAAAGTGGACATCATGATCGCCGGCGTCGGGGATATCGGCTATGAGGTCAGCCTTTTCCAGGGCGGGTCTCGGGTCTGCGGCGGTGTGGACCGCTATTTGAAGCCGGGCGGCACCCTCATCCTGGTGAATCAATGCCGCGAGGGGATCTACGAGGGCTTTGAGCACGAGGAGTTCCGCCAGTGGATGCGGGAGATGCCGACGCCGGCGGAGCTTCGCCGGCTGACCGAGGCGCTGGAGATCGGCGGGGAAAAGAGCTGTGTGCTGTACACCTTCTCCTGGCTCCTGCACGAGATGAAATGCCGCATTGTGGTGGTGGCGGAAGGGATGGGGCCGGCGGAACTGCGCGAGGTGCATCTGGAATACGCAGCGCACGTACAGCCGGCGCTGGATGCCGCGCTGGCCGAGTACGGCCCGGGCGCGTCGGTGGGGGTCATGCCCTACGGCGCGCTGGTCCTGCCTGTCCTGCGGGATTGA
- a CDS encoding YigZ family protein, producing the protein MARYPVPAGTARIEFVEKGSRFIATAGPAHSVDEAMAFIAAVKAEFHDATHNVWAYVVGFGPTSQYACHNDGEPGGTAGPPALSVLQNAGLGDVVVVITRYFGGVKLGTGGLVRAYSRAARLAVEALPRTERVDQVSLRVRVPYRWYEAVQRQAQAFQASVVQTEHGAEVTFLLLVPEDRVEGFRFALCEVTAGEAAFI; encoded by the coding sequence ATGGCGCGGTATCCGGTGCCGGCTGGCACCGCCCGCATCGAGTTCGTGGAGAAAGGCTCGCGCTTCATCGCCACGGCCGGCCCGGCCCATTCCGTGGACGAGGCTATGGCCTTCATCGCCGCCGTCAAGGCCGAGTTCCACGACGCCACGCACAACGTCTGGGCCTATGTGGTGGGTTTCGGCCCCACCAGTCAGTATGCCTGCCACAACGATGGGGAGCCGGGCGGAACCGCCGGCCCGCCGGCGCTCTCCGTCCTGCAGAACGCCGGCCTGGGGGATGTGGTGGTCGTCATCACCCGCTATTTCGGTGGGGTGAAACTGGGCACCGGCGGCCTGGTGCGCGCCTACTCTCGGGCCGCCCGCCTGGCCGTGGAGGCCCTGCCGCGCACGGAAAGGGTGGACCAGGTGAGCCTGCGCGTGCGCGTCCCCTACCGCTGGTACGAGGCGGTCCAGCGGCAGGCACAGGCGTTCCAGGCCTCTGTCGTGCAAACCGAACATGGAGCAGAGGTCACTTTCCTCCTGTTGGTGCCGGAGGACAGGGTCGAGGGGTTCCGCTTCGCGCTGTGTGAGGTCACCGCCGGCGAAGCCGCTTTCATCTAA
- a CDS encoding S8 family serine peptidase → MSKWRLTVVMMLLLVLLGIMPSAAQPRPASPGPWVYLARFAFDPLAGEPAAPSPLAGLEGPAPASPYYLLQFDGPVQEEWKQAVEAAGIRLLSYVPDFAFVVRLPAGMSADAARTLPHVRWVGPYRMLYKLSPELDAWMGESTPIELSVSLFPGEDASEVEAQVRAWGGEVTDRAQSDLLGAGLRVSLPAYRLTELVGLRGVAWAEPYLPMELHNDRARDIMKVNQAQSTLAGLGTNLYGAGQIVAVADTGLDTGNESTLSLDFRGRLVRAFALGRPGDWSDGLTYNDEPQGGHGTHVAGSVLGNGSLSGANPSAHQYTSSFAGVAPEASLVFQSVMDSTGGLSGIPYDLKELFTQAYNEGARIHTNSWGHPTGGSYPNYTYGDYDVFARYADEYMWQNPQALVLFSAGNAGRDVNRDGVIDPDSIASPGTAKNVLTVGATENNRPPGAGFGGYSNYRWGTGSWEALFPVNPIHDDYISNNINGLAAFSSRGPTDDGRVKPEVVAPGTDIISARSHASGAGTGWGIYNSHYVYMGGTSMSTPLTAGAAALVRQYYNQVKGYSNPSGALIKATLINGAQNIAPGQYGTGSTQEIPNATPNNVIGFGRVNLVNSLALNPNEHMAYWDEKAGIGTSAVRTYTVAVTQTVTSGDAFVVTLAWTDYPGTVGAGKALVNDLDLEVTAPGGTQYKGNGGASWDRLNNSERVVIQNPAAGTYQITVRGYNLPSGPQPFALVVRSHYLTTS, encoded by the coding sequence ATGAGCAAATGGCGTCTGACCGTGGTGATGATGTTGCTCCTGGTGCTGTTGGGGATCATGCCCTCAGCCGCACAGCCCCGGCCGGCATCTCCCGGCCCATGGGTGTACCTGGCGCGGTTCGCCTTTGATCCGCTGGCCGGCGAACCCGCCGCGCCCAGCCCGCTGGCCGGCCTGGAAGGCCCCGCGCCGGCCAGCCCCTACTATCTCCTGCAGTTTGACGGCCCGGTACAGGAGGAATGGAAGCAGGCGGTCGAGGCCGCCGGCATCCGCCTGCTGAGCTATGTGCCCGATTTCGCCTTTGTGGTCCGCCTGCCGGCCGGCATGTCCGCCGATGCAGCGCGCACCCTGCCCCATGTGCGCTGGGTCGGCCCCTACCGCATGCTCTACAAGCTCTCCCCGGAGCTGGACGCCTGGATGGGGGAGAGTACGCCTATCGAGCTTTCCGTCAGCCTCTTCCCCGGCGAGGACGCTTCGGAAGTGGAGGCGCAGGTACGCGCCTGGGGCGGGGAGGTCACGGACCGGGCGCAGAGCGATCTGCTGGGCGCCGGCCTGCGCGTTTCCCTGCCGGCCTATCGCCTGACGGAACTGGTGGGACTGCGCGGCGTCGCCTGGGCCGAGCCGTACCTGCCCATGGAACTGCATAACGACCGCGCCCGCGACATTATGAAAGTCAATCAGGCGCAGAGCACGCTGGCCGGCCTGGGCACCAACCTGTACGGCGCCGGCCAGATCGTGGCGGTGGCCGACACCGGCCTGGACACGGGCAACGAGTCCACCTTGAGCCTCGATTTCCGCGGCCGGCTGGTGCGTGCCTTTGCCCTGGGCCGGCCCGGGGATTGGAGCGATGGTCTCACGTATAACGATGAACCGCAGGGCGGCCACGGCACCCATGTCGCCGGCTCGGTGCTGGGCAACGGCTCCCTCTCCGGCGCCAACCCCTCCGCGCATCAGTACACCAGCTCCTTCGCCGGTGTGGCCCCGGAGGCCAGCCTGGTCTTTCAATCGGTGATGGACTCCACCGGCGGCCTTTCCGGCATCCCCTATGATCTCAAGGAGCTGTTCACGCAGGCTTACAACGAGGGGGCGCGCATCCATACCAACAGTTGGGGCCATCCCACCGGCGGGAGCTATCCCAATTACACCTACGGCGACTACGATGTCTTCGCCCGCTATGCCGACGAATATATGTGGCAGAATCCTCAGGCGCTGGTGCTGTTCTCCGCCGGCAATGCCGGCCGCGACGTGAACAGGGATGGCGTCATTGACCCGGACAGCATCGCGTCTCCCGGCACTGCCAAAAACGTGCTGACCGTGGGCGCCACGGAGAACAACCGCCCGCCCGGCGCCGGCTTCGGCGGATACTCCAACTACCGCTGGGGCACTGGCTCCTGGGAAGCCCTGTTCCCCGTCAACCCCATCCACGACGACTACATTTCGAACAACATCAACGGCCTGGCGGCCTTCTCCAGCCGCGGCCCCACCGATGACGGCCGGGTCAAGCCGGAGGTGGTGGCCCCTGGCACGGACATCATTTCGGCGCGCTCCCATGCCAGCGGCGCGGGGACCGGCTGGGGGATCTACAATTCCCACTACGTCTACATGGGCGGCACCAGCATGTCCACGCCGCTGACCGCCGGCGCGGCCGCTTTGGTGCGCCAATACTACAACCAGGTCAAGGGCTACTCCAACCCCAGCGGTGCCCTCATCAAGGCCACGCTCATCAACGGCGCCCAGAACATCGCCCCCGGCCAGTACGGCACCGGTTCCACCCAGGAGATTCCCAACGCCACCCCGAACAATGTGATCGGCTTCGGGCGCGTCAACCTGGTGAACTCGCTGGCGCTCAATCCCAATGAGCATATGGCTTACTGGGATGAGAAGGCCGGCATCGGTACCAGCGCCGTCCGCACCTACACGGTGGCGGTCACCCAAACCGTCACCTCCGGCGACGCTTTTGTCGTCACGCTGGCCTGGACCGATTATCCCGGCACCGTCGGCGCCGGCAAGGCTCTGGTCAACGACCTGGACCTGGAGGTAACGGCGCCCGGCGGCACGCAGTACAAGGGCAACGGTGGGGCCTCCTGGGATCGGCTGAACAACTCGGAGCGCGTGGTGATCCAGAACCCGGCCGCCGGCACCTATCAGATCACCGTGCGCGGCTATAATCTGCCGAGCGGCCCCCAGCCCTTTGCCCTGGTGGTGCGCTCCCACTACCTGACGACGTC